In one Rutidosis leptorrhynchoides isolate AG116_Rl617_1_P2 chromosome 8, CSIRO_AGI_Rlap_v1, whole genome shotgun sequence genomic region, the following are encoded:
- the LOC139863626 gene encoding THO complex subunit 3-like produces the protein MSYLFLFMNYEVLYLIDYVNSYADCIPMKETSSLIKNEPNVLVTSSCDDSIQLRWKGIFQRCFKGHDGPVTVLSDKLLGDEFGQVFASGGEDNTVRLWSMRSSGKQSQQDFKATLKGHEKPIVLLSVTGHNDSLLVSMSKDSKVRVWDASVSSSEKSSCVGTTSVVGVPVGMKCHDSLIYIAAGSTIEAVDLRTMKTSFKTSTTYQGKLYSFDINPSKFLACTGGLGRAMLWDIRKTTNTGGINAVFELDGHIGPVTHLHMDPYKIVTGGPQDSNVNIWEANNGNQANVLSCTKDESGCSAMAADEYRIVTAGNNQELRFRDFSNAVSSVSLNDGVTGSKLPLD, from the exons ATGTCATATCTATTCCTCTTTATGAACTATGAAGTACTTTATCTGATTGACTATGTCAATTCGTATGCAGATTGTATCCCTATGAAAGAAACATCATCTTTAATTAAGAACGAGCCAAATGTTTTAGTGACTTCAAGTTGTGATGACTCTATTCAACTAAGGTGGAAG GGAATTTTTCAGCGATGTTTCAAAGGCCATGATGGCCCTGTTACTGTTCTTTCTGATAAGTTATTGGGAGATGAATTTGGACAAGTTTTTGCAAGTGGAGGTGAAGACAATACAGTTCGTCTTTGGTCAATGAGGTCAAGTGGAAAACAAAGTCAACAGGATTTCAAGGCTACGCTTAAAGGCCACGAGAAACCTATAGTCCTATTATCTGTTACTGG GCACAATGATTCTCTTTTAGTGAGCATGTCAAAAGATTCCAAG GTTAGAGTATGGGATGCCTCAGTATCATCGTCTGAGAAGTCTAGCTGTGTGGGGACCACATCTGTTGTTGGTGTGCCAGTTGGCATGAAGTGCCATGATTCGTTAATCTATATAGCTGCTGGGTCAACCATTGAAGCTGTTGACTTAAGGACTATGAAAACATCCTTCAAAACATCAACAACATATCAAGGAAAATTGTATTCATTTGACATCAACCCTTCTAAGTTTTTAGCATGCACCGGTGGACTCGGCAG AGCCATGCTTTGGGACATAAGGAAAACAACAAATACAGGGGGAATCAATGCGGTGTTTGAACTGGATGGACATATAGGCCCAGTAACACACTTACACATGGACCCATATAAAATTGTTACCGGGGGCCCGCAAGATTCTAACGTTAATATCTGGGAAGCCAACAATGGTAATCAAGCAAATGTTTTGAGTTGCACTAAAGATGAATCTGGATGTTCGGCTATGGCTGCAGATGAATATCGTATTGTCACTGCTGGTAACAATCAAGAATTACGTTTTCGGGATTTTAGTAATGCTGTGTCTTCTGTCTCATTAAATGATGGAGTAACTGGTTCAAAGTTACCATTGGATTGA
- the LOC139863627 gene encoding uncharacterized protein: MANNQPSRSQSPSVSYDSTTKVTDVNIDSLVHCTNSLSLQDISNMAVSCKFLKQLAYSDAIWRRFFRERWPQLESFVNSQTLGVREAYLSRYTALKQFKFADPLVYDVHMEAKSCDLLLSKNYIYISQGRHLEIMSTDSLLEETTSLSSSLNDHHARITCMR, from the exons ATGGCGAACAATCAACCTTCAAGGTCACAATCACCATCGGTGAGCTATGATTCAACAACAAAGGTGACTGATGTTAACATTGATTCACTGGTTCATTGCACAAACTCACTGTCACTACAAGACATCTCAAACATGGCCGTCTCCTGTAAATTTCTCAAACAACTTGCTTATTCTGACGCTATTTGGAGACGCTTCTTCAG GGAACGATGGCCTCAGTTGGAATCGTTTGTTAATTCACAAACATTAGGTGTAAGAGAAGCGTATTTGTCACGATATACTGCTTTGAAGCAGTTTAAGTTTGCTGACCCTCTGGTTTATGACGTGCACATGGAGGCTAAATCCTGCGACCTTTTACTTAGCAAGaattatatttatatttcacaG GGCCGACATCTAGAGATTATGAGTACTGATAGTCTTCTAGAAGAAACAACTTCCTTAAGCTCATCATTGAATGATCATCATGCAAGAATTACATGCATGAGGTGA